From Methylobacterium radiodurans, a single genomic window includes:
- a CDS encoding alpha/beta fold hydrolase encodes MTAADPFLAGFTLQDIDAGGVRIRTATGGSGPPLLLLHGHPQTHSTWHAVAPQLARRFSVVAMDLRGYGDSDKPEGGPGHANYAKRAMAADAVAVMRALGHRRFAAVGHDRGGRVAHRMALDHPDAVTRLALFDIAPTATMYARTDKAFATAYFWWFFLIQPAPLPERLIGADPEFFLRTHVDGQSKTPGSPSPELFAEYLRVYRDPATRHAICEDYRAAATIDLEHDAADAEKRVVVPLLALWGAKGTVGRTYDVLATWREKAANVRGHALDCGHTLQEERPDLVLAALEDFLG; translated from the coding sequence ATGACGGCGGCGGACCCGTTCCTGGCAGGCTTCACGCTGCAGGACATCGATGCGGGCGGCGTCCGGATCCGCACCGCGACCGGGGGCTCGGGCCCGCCCCTCCTTCTGCTGCACGGTCACCCGCAGACGCACAGCACGTGGCACGCGGTGGCGCCTCAACTCGCCCGGCGCTTCAGCGTGGTGGCGATGGACCTGCGCGGCTACGGCGATTCCGACAAGCCCGAGGGCGGCCCCGGCCACGCGAACTACGCCAAGCGCGCGATGGCGGCGGACGCGGTCGCGGTGATGCGCGCGCTCGGTCACCGGCGCTTTGCGGCGGTCGGGCACGACCGCGGCGGGCGCGTCGCGCACCGCATGGCGCTCGACCATCCCGACGCGGTGACCCGGCTCGCCCTGTTCGACATCGCGCCCACCGCGACCATGTACGCGCGCACCGACAAGGCCTTCGCCACCGCCTATTTCTGGTGGTTCTTCCTGATCCAGCCGGCGCCCCTGCCGGAGCGCCTGATCGGCGCGGACCCGGAATTCTTCCTGCGCACTCATGTGGACGGCCAGTCGAAGACGCCGGGCAGCCCGAGCCCGGAACTCTTCGCCGAGTATCTCCGGGTCTACCGCGACCCGGCGACCCGCCACGCCATCTGCGAGGATTACCGCGCGGCCGCAACGATCGATCTGGAGCACGACGCGGCCGATGCCGAGAAGCGCGTCGTGGTGCCGCTGCTGGCGCTCTGGGGCGCGAAGGGCACGGTGGGCCGGACCTACGACGTTCTGGCGACCTGGCGGGAGAAGGCTGCCAACGTGCGCGGCCACGCCCTCGATTGCGGCCACACCCTGCAGGAGGAGCGCCCGGACCTCGTGCTGGCCGCGCTGGAGGACTTTCTGGGGTGA
- the cysC gene encoding adenylyl-sulfate kinase, which translates to MSKSLFAERSTCSDNLTWHTLQPREARWRTLGQRPAIAWFTGLSGAGKSSIANAADRALTEAGRHTMVLDGDNLRHGLNRDLGFSAADRAENIRRAAETARLMAEAGLVVVVSLISPFREERAMARRIAGDVPFLEVFIDTPLAVCEARDPKGLYDRARAGKIADFTGISAPYEAPEAPDLVIRTQDLTVEDSAGTLIPPLLRLSAA; encoded by the coding sequence TTGTCCAAGTCCCTGTTCGCCGAGCGCTCCACCTGCTCCGATAACCTGACCTGGCACACCCTCCAGCCCCGCGAGGCCCGCTGGCGGACACTCGGCCAGAGGCCGGCCATCGCGTGGTTCACGGGTCTCTCGGGCGCCGGCAAGTCGAGCATCGCCAACGCCGCCGACCGGGCGCTGACCGAGGCCGGGCGGCACACGATGGTGCTCGACGGGGACAACCTGCGCCACGGTTTGAACCGCGACCTCGGCTTCAGCGCCGCCGACCGGGCCGAGAACATCCGCCGCGCCGCCGAGACCGCCCGCCTGATGGCCGAGGCCGGGCTGGTGGTCGTGGTTTCGCTGATCTCGCCGTTCCGCGAGGAGCGCGCCATGGCCCGCCGCATCGCGGGCGACGTGCCGTTCCTCGAGGTCTTCATCGACACGCCGCTCGCGGTCTGCGAGGCGCGCGACCCCAAGGGGCTCTACGACCGGGCGCGCGCCGGCAAGATCGCAGACTTCACCGGCATCTCGGCCCCCTACGAGGCGCCGGAGGCGCCGGACCTCGTGATTCGCACGCAGGATCTCACGGTCGAGGACTCGGCCGGGACGCTGATCCCGCCGCTGCTCCGCCTCAGCGCGGCCTGA
- a CDS encoding MFS transporter, with protein MSVAVRAPHPLLLGCGLMLVAFNLRPALTTVGPLLAAIRAETGLGAAGASVLTTLPVLFLGLACALAPAVGRRLGPDRGILLAAAIVAVGLALRALGGLVPLFAGACIASLGIGLAGVLIPGLVKREFPGRAGLMTGLYTMTLCLGAAAGAGLTVPLQGLFGGDWSLALAAWAAPAVLAALAWAPLARPASPAAPAPAPRRAIWREPLAWQVTGFMGLQSSLAYILFGWVPLVLHDRGLSTVDAGFVAALMSVGQAPAALLVPTVAAKLRDQRGAALAIVGLTAACYLAVAHGPVALLVPATLALGFGLGGCFGLGLTIIVLRARDTRGAAALSAMAQGVGYTIASLGPLGFGLAHEVFGGWGASSLLFCALAAGAAACALGAGRARQVGAA; from the coding sequence ATGAGCGTTGCCGTGAGGGCGCCGCACCCGCTGCTGCTCGGGTGCGGCCTGATGCTGGTCGCGTTCAACCTGCGCCCGGCGCTGACCACCGTCGGGCCGCTGCTCGCCGCGATCCGGGCCGAGACGGGCCTCGGCGCCGCGGGCGCCTCCGTGCTCACCACCCTGCCGGTGCTGTTCCTCGGCCTCGCCTGCGCGCTCGCGCCCGCGGTCGGGCGGCGCCTGGGTCCAGACCGCGGCATCCTGCTCGCCGCCGCGATCGTCGCGGTGGGGCTGGCGCTGCGGGCGCTGGGTGGCCTTGTGCCGCTCTTCGCCGGGGCCTGCATCGCCTCGCTCGGCATCGGGCTCGCGGGCGTGCTGATCCCGGGGCTCGTCAAGCGCGAGTTCCCGGGCCGCGCCGGGCTGATGACCGGCCTCTATACCATGACGCTCTGCCTCGGGGCGGCCGCGGGCGCCGGCCTCACCGTGCCGCTCCAGGGCCTGTTCGGCGGGGACTGGTCGCTGGCGCTCGCCGCCTGGGCGGCGCCGGCCGTTCTCGCCGCGCTCGCCTGGGCTCCCCTCGCCCGCCCGGCCAGCCCCGCCGCGCCCGCACCGGCGCCCCGCCGGGCGATCTGGCGCGAGCCGCTGGCTTGGCAGGTCACGGGCTTCATGGGCCTGCAATCCTCGCTCGCCTACATCCTGTTCGGCTGGGTGCCGCTGGTGCTGCACGACCGGGGCCTGAGCACCGTCGATGCCGGCTTCGTGGCGGCGTTGATGAGCGTCGGCCAAGCGCCGGCGGCCCTGCTGGTCCCGACCGTGGCCGCCAAGCTCCGCGACCAGCGCGGGGCGGCGCTCGCCATCGTCGGGCTCACCGCCGCCTGCTACCTCGCGGTGGCGCACGGGCCCGTCGCGCTGCTTGTGCCCGCGACGCTCGCGCTCGGCTTCGGGCTCGGCGGCTGCTTCGGGCTCGGGCTCACCATCATCGTCCTGCGCGCGCGCGACACGCGGGGAGCCGCCGCGCTCTCGGCCATGGCGCAGGGCGTCGGCTACACCATCGCCTCGCTTGGACCTCTCGGCTTCGGCCTGGCCCACGAGGTGTTCGGCGGCTGGGGTGCCTCCTCGCTGCTGTTCTGCGCTCTGGCCGCAGGCGCCGCGGCCTGCGCGCTCGGAGCCGGACGTGCCCGGCAGGTCGGGGCGGCCTGA
- the lnt gene encoding apolipoprotein N-acyltransferase has translation MAPTLSLHSRTAAHPSDGPRGSAGALRPILRLTGWRRLGLAWLAGALGALAMPPFGILPALALSLSVAVWLTDAAAADRPALRRLLPCGLVGWAWGFGYLTAGLWWLGAAFLVEADEFAWAMPLGVVGLPFGLGLFYGAGFAAAGALWVRGPGRIAALAFGIGAAEWLRGHILTGFPWNTLGMALGQDLRLMQAASVVGLYGLTVLAVLVCAAPATLATGSNPRSRFGPTLAAAIVLAALALYGAWRVGPAPDPVVAGVRLRLVQPNLPQDAKFRPENRDDIVERYVELTRRAPEPGEPRPTHIVWPESAFPFLIQRDPDALAKVGAGIEPGQILLTGAARADEPLPGERLRYYNAILAIEPGGRITDSYDKVHLVPFGEYLPAPLDWLLRAVGLRQFVAIPGGFTAGERAAQRILTVPGLPPVAATICYEAIFPGAILPAGAAPAGLILNVTNDAWFGDTPGPRQHLAQARLRAVEEGLPLVRDANTGISAVIDPHGRVTASLPLDRERILDADLPARLVGGTLYGRLGDLPFGLMLAACLLGALRANLRASARARPRAGMRA, from the coding sequence ATGGCACCGACGCTCTCCCTTCACAGCCGCACCGCCGCGCATCCCTCCGACGGGCCGCGCGGGAGCGCAGGCGCCCTGCGCCCGATCCTGCGCCTCACCGGCTGGCGCCGGCTCGGCCTCGCCTGGCTCGCGGGCGCGCTCGGCGCGCTCGCCATGCCGCCTTTCGGCATCCTGCCCGCGCTCGCCCTCTCGCTCAGCGTCGCCGTCTGGCTCACGGACGCCGCCGCCGCGGACCGCCCGGCGCTCCGGCGCCTCCTGCCCTGCGGCCTCGTCGGCTGGGCCTGGGGCTTCGGCTACCTCACCGCCGGCCTGTGGTGGCTCGGTGCCGCCTTCCTGGTCGAGGCCGACGAGTTCGCCTGGGCGATGCCGCTCGGCGTCGTCGGCCTGCCCTTCGGGCTCGGGCTGTTCTACGGCGCGGGCTTCGCGGCGGCGGGCGCGCTCTGGGTCCGCGGCCCCGGCCGGATCGCGGCGCTCGCCTTCGGGATCGGCGCCGCCGAGTGGCTCCGCGGGCATATCCTGACCGGCTTTCCGTGGAACACGCTGGGCATGGCGCTGGGCCAGGATCTGCGGCTGATGCAGGCGGCGAGCGTCGTCGGGCTCTACGGGCTGACCGTGCTCGCCGTGCTGGTCTGCGCCGCGCCGGCCACGCTCGCCACCGGCTCGAACCCGCGCAGCCGCTTCGGGCCGACGCTCGCCGCCGCGATCGTGCTGGCGGCGCTCGCGCTCTACGGCGCGTGGCGGGTCGGCCCGGCGCCCGATCCGGTGGTGGCGGGCGTGCGCCTGCGCCTCGTGCAGCCGAACCTGCCGCAGGACGCCAAGTTCCGGCCGGAGAACCGCGACGACATCGTCGAGCGCTACGTCGAGCTGACCCGCCGCGCCCCTGAGCCCGGCGAGCCCCGCCCGACCCACATCGTCTGGCCGGAATCGGCCTTTCCGTTCCTGATCCAGCGCGATCCGGACGCGCTCGCCAAGGTCGGCGCCGGGATCGAGCCGGGACAGATCCTGCTCACCGGCGCGGCGCGGGCCGACGAGCCGCTGCCGGGCGAGCGCCTGCGCTACTACAATGCCATCCTGGCGATCGAGCCGGGCGGGCGGATCACGGACAGCTACGACAAGGTCCACCTCGTGCCCTTCGGCGAGTACCTTCCGGCTCCCCTCGACTGGCTCCTGCGGGCGGTGGGCCTGCGCCAGTTCGTGGCGATCCCCGGCGGCTTCACGGCCGGCGAGCGGGCGGCTCAGCGCATCCTCACCGTACCGGGCCTGCCGCCGGTCGCCGCCACGATCTGCTACGAGGCGATCTTTCCGGGCGCAATCCTGCCCGCGGGCGCTGCGCCGGCGGGCCTGATCCTGAACGTCACCAACGACGCGTGGTTCGGCGACACGCCGGGCCCGCGCCAGCACCTCGCCCAGGCGCGCCTGCGCGCCGTCGAGGAGGGCCTGCCGCTGGTGCGCGACGCGAATACGGGCATCTCGGCCGTGATCGACCCGCACGGGCGCGTCACCGCGAGCCTGCCGCTCGACCGGGAGCGGATCCTCGACGCCGACCTGCCGGCGCGCCTCGTCGGCGGCACCCTCTACGGCCGCCTCGGCGACCTGCCCTTCGGGCTGATGCTGGCCGCCTGCCTGCTGGGGGCGCTACGTGCCAATCTGCGCGCCAGCGCGCGCGCGCGACCGCGGGCTGGGATGCGCGCATGA
- a CDS encoding hemolysin family protein produces the protein MTNDRSRGAAQAASSTPEGEQGQAREPWYDRLLQALHLKPRDSLRDDIEDALSEPDTGENGFSPYERAMLKNVLGLHKVRVDDVMIPRADIVAVSIDTSLGDLLRLFRTAGHSRLPVYGETLDDPRGMVHIRDFVDHIAARAEAGARRGSPVPGAQAAAMAGALDPQSPGARTRRGAARALRMLNLGSVDLSATLASTGIQRPVLFVPPSMPAIDLLVRMQAQRTHMALVIDEYGGTDGLISIEDLIEMVVGDIEDEHDVAEGQMVQRLDGEGEIFVADARAPLAEVSEATGVDLVAAVGEMAEEIDTIGGMVVTLAGRVPARGETISGPGDLEFEVLDADPRRLKRLRFKRGPARIEAVVPLALPPPAAVAEPPRA, from the coding sequence ATGACCAACGATCGAAGTCGCGGCGCGGCCCAGGCCGCGTCCAGCACCCCCGAAGGCGAGCAGGGCCAGGCGCGCGAGCCCTGGTACGACCGCCTTCTCCAGGCGCTGCACCTGAAGCCGCGCGACAGCCTCCGCGACGACATCGAGGACGCGCTGAGTGAGCCCGATACGGGCGAGAACGGGTTCTCGCCCTACGAGCGCGCCATGCTCAAGAACGTGCTCGGCCTGCACAAGGTGCGGGTGGACGACGTGATGATTCCCCGGGCCGACATCGTCGCGGTCTCGATCGACACGAGCCTCGGCGACCTGCTGCGCCTCTTTCGCACCGCCGGCCATTCCCGCCTGCCGGTCTACGGCGAGACGCTCGACGACCCCCGCGGCATGGTCCACATCCGCGACTTCGTCGATCACATCGCGGCCCGTGCCGAGGCCGGCGCCCGCCGCGGCTCGCCGGTGCCGGGCGCGCAGGCGGCGGCGATGGCCGGCGCGCTCGATCCGCAGAGCCCGGGCGCCCGCACCCGGCGCGGGGCGGCGCGCGCGCTGCGCATGCTCAACCTCGGCAGCGTGGACCTCTCGGCGACGCTCGCCTCCACCGGGATCCAGCGCCCGGTCCTGTTCGTGCCGCCCTCCATGCCGGCGATCGACCTCCTGGTCCGCATGCAGGCGCAGCGCACCCACATGGCGCTCGTCATCGACGAGTACGGCGGCACCGACGGGCTGATCTCGATCGAGGACCTGATCGAGATGGTGGTCGGCGACATCGAGGACGAGCACGACGTGGCCGAGGGCCAGATGGTGCAGCGCCTCGACGGCGAGGGCGAGATCTTCGTGGCCGACGCCCGCGCGCCGCTCGCCGAGGTCTCGGAGGCGACCGGCGTCGATCTGGTGGCGGCGGTGGGCGAGATGGCCGAGGAGATCGACACGATCGGCGGCATGGTGGTGACGCTGGCCGGCCGCGTGCCCGCCCGGGGCGAGACGATCAGCGGCCCGGGCGATCTGGAATTCGAGGTGCTCGACGCCGACCCGCGCCGCCTCAAGCGCCTACGCTTCAAGCGCGGCCCCGCCCGGATCGAGGCGGTGGTGCCGCTGGCCCTCCCTCCGCCCGCCGCGGTCGCGGAGCCGCCGCGGGCGTGA
- the ybeY gene encoding rRNA maturation RNase YbeY, translating into MPETDTEIDVAVDDVRWEAALPDLEALVIRAVEAGIAAAPERPAGALEVSVLLADDATVQDLNRTWREKDKPTNVLSFPAAPQPRHAGVATPLGDVVLAYDTVLRESTEQSKPFRDHLAHLLVHGTLHLLGQDHETGEAEADAMEALEIAALAGLGVPNPYAEEPEPL; encoded by the coding sequence ATGCCGGAGACGGACACCGAGATCGACGTGGCGGTCGATGACGTGCGCTGGGAGGCGGCCCTGCCCGACCTCGAAGCCCTGGTGATTCGCGCCGTCGAGGCGGGGATCGCCGCAGCCCCCGAGCGGCCCGCGGGCGCCCTGGAGGTCAGCGTGCTGCTCGCCGACGACGCAACCGTGCAGGACCTCAACCGCACCTGGCGGGAAAAGGACAAGCCCACGAACGTGCTGTCCTTTCCGGCTGCCCCGCAGCCGCGCCATGCCGGCGTCGCGACACCGCTCGGCGACGTGGTTCTTGCGTATGACACGGTGCTGCGCGAGAGTACGGAGCAGTCGAAGCCGTTCCGCGACCATCTCGCCCATCTTCTCGTTCATGGCACCCTGCACCTGCTCGGACAGGACCACGAGACCGGCGAGGCCGAGGCCGACGCCATGGAGGCCCTCGAGATCGCGGCGCTCGCCGGACTCGGGGTGCCGAACCCCTATGCCGAAGAGCCCGAGCCCCTCTGA
- a CDS encoding PhoH family protein, with translation MTPSDGAAGRGAPRPRSAGPRGPYETAEISLTFDDNRLASLVFGQYDQNVAHIERRLEVTATALGNHLVVKGPPDAAELARRVFEKLYDRSRAGGPLTIGDVDGAIQEATVQGNLFPSAEIPAGTGNGNGGNGQHFEQIATRRRGAVRARNAAQDAYIRALRTNELVFAEGPAGTGKTWLAVGHAVSLLEQGHAERLILSRPAVEAGERLGFLPGDMREKVDPYLRPIYDALYDFMEARHVDRGLQTGIIEIAPLAFMRGRTLTNAVVLLDEAQNTTSMQMKMFLTRLGENSRMIVTGDPSQIDLPPGQKSGLVEAVSVLDGVEGIGRVTFKDVDVVRHDLVRRIVTAYERAAHGESEADRNPNPRRRPLA, from the coding sequence TTGACGCCATCTGACGGAGCGGCCGGGCGGGGCGCGCCGCGCCCCCGGAGCGCCGGCCCCCGCGGCCCCTACGAGACCGCCGAGATCTCGCTGACCTTCGACGACAACCGCCTCGCGAGCCTCGTCTTCGGACAGTACGACCAGAACGTCGCGCATATCGAGCGCCGGCTGGAGGTGACCGCGACCGCGCTCGGCAACCACCTCGTGGTCAAGGGTCCGCCGGACGCGGCCGAACTCGCCCGCCGCGTCTTCGAGAAGCTCTACGACCGCTCCCGCGCGGGCGGTCCGCTCACGATCGGCGACGTCGACGGCGCGATCCAGGAGGCGACGGTCCAGGGCAACCTGTTCCCCTCCGCCGAGATCCCGGCCGGGACCGGCAACGGGAACGGCGGCAACGGCCAGCATTTCGAGCAGATCGCCACCCGTCGCCGCGGCGCGGTCCGCGCCCGCAACGCTGCGCAGGACGCCTATATCCGGGCCCTGCGCACCAACGAACTCGTCTTCGCCGAGGGGCCGGCCGGCACCGGCAAGACCTGGCTCGCCGTCGGGCACGCGGTCTCGCTCCTCGAGCAGGGCCACGCCGAGCGGCTGATCCTGTCGCGCCCCGCCGTCGAGGCGGGCGAGCGCCTAGGCTTCCTGCCGGGCGACATGCGCGAGAAGGTCGATCCGTATCTGCGCCCGATCTACGACGCCCTCTACGACTTCATGGAGGCGCGCCACGTCGACCGCGGCCTGCAGACCGGCATCATCGAGATCGCGCCGCTGGCCTTCATGCGCGGGCGCACGCTGACCAACGCCGTGGTGCTGCTGGATGAAGCCCAGAACACCACCTCCATGCAGATGAAGATGTTCCTGACCCGGCTCGGCGAGAACTCGCGCATGATCGTGACGGGCGACCCGAGCCAGATCGACCTGCCGCCGGGCCAGAAATCCGGCCTCGTCGAGGCGGTCTCGGTGCTCGACGGCGTCGAGGGCATCGGGCGCGTCACCTTCAAGGACGTGGACGTAGTGCGCCACGACCTCGTGCGCCGCATCGTCACCGCCTACGAGCGCGCCGCCCACGGCGAATCGGAGGCCGACCGCAACCCGAACCCGCGCCGCCGGCCGCTCGCCTGA
- the miaB gene encoding tRNA (N6-isopentenyl adenosine(37)-C2)-methylthiotransferase MiaB has translation MKKAFVKSYGCQMNAYDAARMADVLGAEGYAPTDTVEDADVVVLNTCHIREKAAEKVYSELGRLRELKGERRRAGLDTRIVVAGCVAQAEGAEIVARQPAVDVVVGPQSYHRLPDLIARSRERRVVDTEFPVEDKFDHLPARRNRGVTAFLTVQEGCDKFCAFCVVPYTRGAEVSRSVAAVVGEAEKLVAEGVREITLIGQNVNAYHGLSADGAAATLPDLMRAVAAIPGVARIRYTTSHPNDMADDLIRAHAEIPALMPYLHLPVQSGSDRILKAMNRKHTGDQYRRLIERVRASRPDIALSSDFIVGFPGETDEDFADTMRLVEEVGFESAFSFKYSPRPGTPAAERADAVPEAVKSERLAALQALLDRQRHAYQRAAEGQVVDVLVEKAGRHPGQVAGKTPHMLAVHFEAPASTIGSVVAVRIREAGANSLTGELVQRAEAA, from the coding sequence TTGAAGAAAGCCTTCGTCAAATCCTACGGCTGCCAGATGAACGCCTACGACGCCGCCCGCATGGCGGACGTGCTGGGCGCCGAGGGCTACGCGCCGACCGACACCGTTGAGGACGCCGATGTCGTCGTCCTCAACACCTGCCACATCCGCGAGAAGGCCGCCGAGAAGGTCTATTCCGAGCTCGGGCGCCTGCGCGAGCTGAAGGGCGAGCGCCGGCGCGCCGGCCTCGACACCCGCATCGTGGTGGCGGGCTGCGTGGCGCAGGCCGAGGGCGCCGAGATCGTCGCCCGCCAGCCCGCCGTCGACGTGGTGGTCGGTCCCCAGAGCTATCACCGCCTGCCCGACCTGATCGCCCGCTCGCGCGAGCGCCGCGTCGTCGACACCGAGTTCCCGGTCGAGGACAAGTTCGACCACCTGCCGGCCCGGCGCAACCGCGGCGTCACCGCCTTCCTCACCGTGCAGGAGGGCTGCGACAAGTTCTGCGCCTTCTGCGTGGTGCCCTACACCCGCGGCGCCGAGGTCTCGCGCTCCGTCGCGGCGGTCGTCGGCGAGGCCGAGAAGCTCGTCGCCGAGGGCGTGCGCGAGATCACCCTGATCGGCCAGAACGTGAACGCCTATCATGGGCTCAGCGCCGACGGCGCGGCCGCAACGCTCCCCGACCTGATGCGGGCGGTGGCGGCGATCCCCGGCGTGGCGCGCATCCGCTACACCACGAGCCACCCGAACGACATGGCGGACGACCTGATCCGCGCCCATGCCGAGATCCCGGCCCTGATGCCCTACCTGCACCTGCCGGTGCAGTCCGGCTCCGACCGCATCCTCAAGGCGATGAACCGCAAGCATACGGGCGACCAGTACCGCCGCCTGATCGAGCGGGTGCGGGCGAGCCGGCCGGACATCGCGCTGTCGTCGGACTTCATCGTGGGCTTCCCGGGCGAGACGGATGAGGACTTCGCCGACACGATGCGGCTCGTGGAAGAGGTCGGCTTCGAGAGCGCCTTCTCGTTCAAGTACAGCCCGCGTCCCGGCACGCCCGCGGCCGAGCGCGCCGACGCGGTGCCGGAAGCCGTGAAGTCCGAGCGTCTCGCCGCGCTCCAGGCGCTCCTCGACCGGCAGCGCCACGCCTACCAGCGCGCCGCCGAGGGGCAGGTGGTGGACGTTCTGGTCGAAAAGGCCGGCCGCCATCCCGGCCAGGTCGCCGGCAAGACGCCGCACATGCTGGCCGTCCATTTCGAGGCACCGGCCTCCACCATCGGCAGCGTCGTCGCGGTGCGCATCCGCGAGGCGGGGGCGAACAGCCTCACCGGCGAGCTGGTCCAGCGGGCCGAGGCCGCGTGA